The Oncorhynchus clarkii lewisi isolate Uvic-CL-2024 chromosome 20, UVic_Ocla_1.0, whole genome shotgun sequence nucleotide sequence gcaaatctaccattccagtgtttattttttattttttacttgctatattgtatttacttcgccaccatggcctttttttttgcctttacctcccttatctcaccttattggctcacattgtatatagattcattttttctactgtattattgactgtatgtttgttttactccatgtgtaactcagtgttgttgtacgtgtcgaactgctttgctttatcttggccaggtcgcaattgtaaatgagaacttgttctcaacttgcctacctggttaaataaaggtgaaataaaaaaataaaaaaatacaaacgtAAAGTGGTTCACTAAGccagactgtgtgacagagggggggAGCCAAAGTAAACCCGTAGATCCAGTCGGCACTGCCACAGATATGATCAGAATTGAGATTTCGGAATGTAACCATTGTGTGTTGGGTAATCTTGGAAAGTACACCTTGGATTTTCCGGGAATGGAAGGATCTCTATTTGTAGCTGACACCAAAGAACCAGTAAAGACAAGTGGAACTCAACTTACCTTATCTTATCTCAGAAAGGGAGAGTCACCACTTGAcccactcccactctctccctgtgATTCATAGGATAGATGCATTGAATTTAAAGTGGAGATGAGGATGAGCTTTAATCCCAACTAAACCCTAGTTAGTTGCCACATCCAGTTTACAGAAAGTGCTATTGACATCTTCATTGTGCATAGAAAATAATTAATTACTGGGGTTTTGTTAACAGATGTTTATCATGAGTAGGGCTTGACAGAGCCTATATGAGTCATGGTCTATTATCCAGCTATTCACTCTAAATACCAAGGCAGTCGACCACTCAACATCAGGAATGACAGGTTTCCTTTTCTGTTTGATCTCTGGCACTGACATAATACTGTTCAGGAACACATCCCTAAAACTGATGAATGGAAAGTTCATTTCATCACACATTGGAATGTGAATAGAAGGACAATTAGTAGAACAGAAACGGAAAGCAATCAACAGCACCATCTACTGTTTGCATTGTCACTATGCCAAGTTCTCAGCTCTCACAGGAATTCTGCTACACAGGTTGAGTCATCAGAGGGTCACAGCTCTGTTGTAACAGTGGTGAAGTCTCTCTGACTATCAGTGGGTCAGACCTCCATCAGCTCTCACCACGTTGTTTGCTCCTGGCAAAAGAAAAATGTTCAACCCAacccctcctccttgtcctcctcttctctttgatAACATTATGCAATACAGGGAAACTTTGATTTCCCTTAGCTTAGAATAACACTAATATCTGAATGTACTTACTTAATGATTGTATAGAGATTTTCAATACAGGCACACAGAACAATCATACTCTGAATCAGATAACTGAGCTaagtgtggaataagtcaaggggtatgaatacattctgaaggcactctgAGAAGTCCCCCGGAAGTTTAGTAAGTCTATATAAGGACATCTGTGGGCGGATACTTTTCACAGAGAACTCATAAAAGGGGAGAGCTTTTGCAGGAGGTTGTTTAAACACGCCCGTCAAGCTCACACACAACAAGACTGAACACAATGCTTCCACAGAGCCTATGGGACTTCATCCTGGGATATAATGCCTGGCTCAGATCACCTTTCTTCCCTGTGCTTTTCTCCCTCAGCGTCTACCTCaccttctgcctgcccttcgTGGTGCTGGACCTCCTCTCCCCCAGGCTGGCCTGGATCAGGACCTTTAAGATCCAGCAGAAGAGCCACGTCTCCTGGACCATGATGTGGAGCTGCCTGGCTCACTCCCTCTACAACCATGTAGTGTTCCTCTTCCCTCTCACTGTGCTGCACTGGTTCTGGAGACCAGCCACCTTCATGCCCGAGGCCCCCGGAACGCTGCGTCTCATCTGGGACGTGGTCGCCTGCCTCCTGCTGTTCGACTTCCAATACTTCATCTGGCATCTGTTGCACCATAAGGTGCCCTGGCTCTACCGGACGTTCCACAAGGTGCACCACAAGCACACATCCACCTTCGCCCTGACCACTGAGTACTCTGGGGCCTGGGAAACCCTGTCTCTGGGATTCTTCGCTGGGGTCAACCCTCTGCTGCTGGGCTGCCACCCCCTGACAGAGATGCTCTTCTATATTCTAAATATCTGGCTTTCTGTG carries:
- the LOC139375599 gene encoding cholesterol 25-hydroxylase-like protein gives rise to the protein MLPQSLWDFILGYNAWLRSPFFPVLFSLSVYLTFCLPFVVLDLLSPRLAWIRTFKIQQKSHVSWTMMWSCLAHSLYNHVVFLFPLTVLHWFWRPATFMPEAPGTLRLIWDVVACLLLFDFQYFIWHLLHHKVPWLYRTFHKVHHKHTSTFALTTEYSGAWETLSLGFFAGVNPLLLGCHPLTEMLFYILNIWLSVEDHSGYDLPWSTHRLVPFGLYGGAPHHDLHHLKFKSNYAPYFTHWDRVFGTLHKHSD